A region of Subtercola boreus DNA encodes the following proteins:
- a CDS encoding putative Ig domain-containing protein has product MIPAAAHVHSVIPTISPATLQTAVIGLGYLDQVTANGTAPLNFRTFDALPPGLSLQSSGVIQGTPLPTALRSVTINVEVFNADGSATAQVTIPVRPAIGPTLTSTTLPPASIGTLYSEKIARTGDGRIDFTSASPLPPGLDLDLDGTIHGVPTATTSSAFDVTVQAVSFHGFGRATAVFTIPIANPLRAPVFTSGSPMAGVVGAPYSFAPSATGEPAPTYSISSGRLPSGLQIDSVSGLISGTPLEALTARFSVSATNAAGSAAAELSITITAAATTPPTTGATPPATLTPTPGSSGVGGTAAGVAGEGSSRGTRGTELAETGLSVLGVVGGAAAAALLLAALGGLLLAASARRSARRGA; this is encoded by the coding sequence ATGATTCCCGCAGCGGCTCACGTCCACTCGGTGATACCCACCATCTCGCCAGCTACGCTGCAGACCGCTGTCATCGGGCTGGGCTATCTCGACCAAGTGACTGCCAACGGAACTGCGCCCCTCAATTTTCGAACGTTCGACGCCCTCCCGCCCGGTCTCTCGCTCCAGTCGAGCGGCGTCATTCAAGGCACACCGCTGCCCACGGCTCTGCGTTCCGTCACGATCAACGTCGAAGTGTTCAATGCTGACGGCTCGGCGACGGCGCAGGTCACCATCCCGGTCAGGCCAGCCATCGGTCCGACCCTCACGTCGACGACCCTGCCGCCGGCCTCGATCGGAACTCTCTACTCAGAGAAGATCGCGCGCACCGGAGACGGGCGGATCGATTTCACGTCCGCGAGTCCGCTTCCGCCGGGCCTTGACCTCGATCTCGACGGAACCATCCACGGGGTCCCCACTGCGACCACCTCTTCTGCTTTCGATGTCACCGTGCAGGCAGTCAGCTTCCACGGGTTCGGGAGGGCCACTGCTGTGTTCACGATTCCCATCGCCAACCCACTGCGCGCCCCGGTGTTCACCTCTGGTTCGCCGATGGCAGGGGTCGTTGGTGCACCGTACTCGTTCGCGCCCTCCGCGACAGGAGAGCCAGCGCCGACATATTCGATCAGCTCAGGAAGACTGCCTTCAGGACTGCAGATCGATTCGGTGTCGGGGCTGATCTCCGGAACGCCGCTGGAGGCGCTGACCGCGAGATTCTCTGTTTCCGCGACGAATGCCGCTGGCAGCGCCGCGGCTGAACTCTCGATCACCATCACGGCTGCCGCAACGACACCCCCGACAACGGGAGCGACCCCGCCCGCGACGCTCACTCCGACCCCCGGGTCTTCGGGTGTTGGCGGAACGGCCGCCGGCGTTGCGGGCGAGGGCTCCTCGCGAGGGACGCGAGGCACGGAACTGGCAGAGACCGGTCTCTCCGTGCTGGGAGTCGTCGGGGGCGCTGCTGCTGCGGCCCTGCTGCTGGCAGCCCTGGGTGGCCTCCTGCTCGCAGCCTCGGCCCGCCGGAGCGCTCGCCGAGGAGCGTGA
- a CDS encoding sterol carrier family protein gives MARARIPDADGVAALGAARAAVATVVDTGDRNGAGGPAAADQAALAALLPRPVLAMAVRYSLQVLAERAKGNTVEVRVPPFGAIQCIEGPGHTRGTPPNVVEMDALTWVALATGDLAWESGIESGSIHASGQRADLRGYVPVAHL, from the coding sequence ATGGCCCGCGCACGTATCCCCGACGCTGACGGAGTCGCCGCACTGGGCGCCGCCCGTGCGGCTGTGGCGACGGTGGTCGACACGGGTGACCGGAACGGGGCAGGCGGCCCGGCCGCCGCCGACCAGGCCGCGCTCGCGGCGCTGCTTCCCCGGCCGGTGCTCGCGATGGCCGTGCGCTACTCGCTCCAGGTGCTCGCGGAACGCGCCAAGGGCAACACCGTCGAGGTGCGCGTGCCGCCGTTCGGCGCGATCCAGTGCATCGAAGGCCCGGGCCACACGCGTGGCACTCCGCCGAATGTGGTCGAGATGGATGCTCTGACCTGGGTCGCGCTGGCCACGGGTGACCTGGCGTGGGAGTCCGGGATCGAGAGCGGGAGCATCCACGCGTCCGGCCAGCGGGCTGACCTCAGAGGGTACGTGCCCGTCGCCCACCTGTGA
- the purD gene encoding phosphoribosylamine--glycine ligase, whose product MKILVLGSGAREHAIVTALLSETTAQGATGPAAAEPAAAEHEIIVAPGNAGIAGVVEVATLDPNDPEAVANFAIARDIQFVVIGPEAPLVAGVADALRTRGIPVFGPSSAAAALEGSKTFAKRIMDEAGVPTGRALRASTAAEIEAALDEFGAPWVVKADGLAAGKGVLVTSDRQAALAHAGEWLGHGDILFEEFLDGPEVSLFFVSDGHTVLPLSPAQDYKRLLDGDEGPNTGGMGAYSPLPWLADDFGSEEAFVDEVLASIALPTVRQLAQEGTPFIGLLYCGLILTSAGIRVIEFNARFGDPETQVVLPRLTGPLSALLYASATGTLADHPRPAFSDESAVTVVLASENYPEHPVIGRELTGVDEADAVDGVHVAHAATALVDGRLVATGGRVLSVVGIGSGFGEARARAYRGLSLIGLEGGQFRTDIAARVDETATGSPTGTGTATADVPGAEQQLAPLTGWRHVYSGKVRDLYVPSEAASVDDAAALLVVASDRVSAFDVVLEPGIPAKGELLTSLSRWWFEKLAGFPNHLLDVDAAARGIPAVPATVADRAMLVKPLDMFPIECVVRGYLSGSGWIEYQATQSVCGVPLPAGLVDGDRLPLPIYTPAFKADLGDHDENITFERTVELVGAETAEALRGLSLAIYARASEVAEDRGIILADTKFEFGADRITGEITLADEVLTSDSSRYWDAAAYDSGDRTASFDKQIVRNWLSANWDRIGTPPALPAEIVERTAARYRELLARLTA is encoded by the coding sequence GTGAAGATTCTCGTTCTCGGTTCCGGTGCTCGCGAGCACGCCATCGTCACCGCGCTGCTCTCGGAGACCACCGCGCAGGGCGCCACAGGGCCGGCTGCCGCGGAGCCGGCTGCCGCAGAGCACGAGATCATCGTCGCGCCGGGCAACGCCGGCATCGCGGGCGTCGTGGAGGTCGCCACCCTCGACCCGAACGACCCCGAGGCCGTCGCGAACTTCGCGATCGCCCGAGACATCCAGTTCGTGGTGATCGGCCCCGAGGCTCCGCTGGTCGCCGGCGTCGCCGACGCTCTCCGCACCCGCGGTATTCCGGTGTTCGGTCCGTCGAGCGCGGCCGCCGCCCTCGAGGGCAGCAAGACGTTCGCCAAGCGCATCATGGATGAAGCGGGGGTGCCCACAGGGCGCGCCCTCCGTGCCAGCACCGCCGCCGAGATCGAGGCCGCCCTCGACGAGTTCGGCGCCCCTTGGGTGGTGAAGGCCGACGGTCTCGCCGCCGGCAAGGGCGTGCTCGTCACGAGCGACCGACAGGCGGCTCTGGCGCACGCCGGCGAGTGGCTCGGGCACGGCGACATCCTGTTCGAGGAGTTCCTCGACGGGCCCGAAGTGTCGCTGTTCTTCGTGAGCGACGGGCACACCGTGCTGCCCCTCTCCCCCGCGCAGGACTACAAACGCCTGCTCGACGGCGACGAGGGACCGAACACCGGCGGCATGGGCGCCTACTCACCGCTGCCCTGGCTGGCCGACGACTTCGGCAGCGAGGAGGCCTTCGTCGACGAGGTGCTCGCCTCGATCGCCCTCCCCACCGTGCGGCAGCTCGCACAGGAGGGGACACCGTTCATCGGCCTGCTGTACTGCGGGCTCATCCTGACCTCCGCGGGCATTCGCGTGATCGAGTTCAACGCCAGGTTCGGCGACCCCGAGACCCAGGTCGTGCTGCCGCGGCTCACCGGCCCGCTCAGCGCCCTGCTGTACGCCAGCGCCACGGGAACGCTCGCCGATCATCCGCGGCCCGCCTTCTCCGACGAGAGCGCCGTGACGGTCGTGCTCGCGAGCGAGAACTACCCCGAGCATCCGGTGATCGGGCGTGAACTCACGGGTGTCGACGAGGCCGACGCGGTCGACGGGGTGCATGTCGCGCACGCTGCGACGGCGCTTGTCGACGGCAGGCTCGTCGCCACCGGCGGCCGCGTGCTGAGCGTCGTGGGCATCGGCAGCGGATTCGGCGAGGCACGCGCCCGCGCCTACCGGGGGCTCTCGCTGATCGGATTGGAGGGCGGGCAGTTCCGCACCGACATCGCCGCCCGCGTCGACGAGACTGCCACCGGCTCCCCCACCGGCACCGGCACCGCCACGGCCGACGTGCCCGGCGCGGAGCAGCAGCTCGCCCCCCTGACCGGCTGGCGCCACGTGTACTCGGGCAAAGTGCGCGACCTCTATGTGCCGTCCGAGGCGGCGTCGGTGGATGACGCGGCCGCCCTGCTGGTGGTGGCGAGCGACCGCGTGAGCGCGTTCGACGTGGTTCTCGAGCCGGGCATCCCGGCGAAGGGCGAACTGCTGACCTCGCTCAGCCGGTGGTGGTTCGAGAAGCTCGCCGGCTTCCCCAACCACCTGCTGGACGTGGATGCTGCCGCGCGCGGGATCCCGGCCGTGCCGGCCACTGTCGCCGACCGCGCGATGCTCGTGAAGCCGCTCGACATGTTCCCGATCGAGTGCGTGGTGCGCGGGTACCTCTCCGGCAGCGGCTGGATCGAGTACCAGGCCACACAGAGCGTCTGCGGCGTGCCGCTGCCCGCCGGACTCGTCGACGGCGATCGGCTCCCCCTGCCGATCTACACCCCGGCGTTCAAGGCGGACCTCGGCGACCACGACGAGAACATCACCTTCGAGCGCACCGTCGAACTCGTCGGCGCCGAGACAGCGGAAGCGCTCCGCGGCCTCTCGCTCGCCATCTACGCGCGCGCCTCGGAGGTGGCGGAGGATCGCGGCATCATCCTCGCCGACACGAAGTTCGAGTTCGGCGCTGACCGGATCACCGGCGAGATCACCCTGGCCGACGAGGTGCTGACGAGCGACTCGAGCCGGTACTGGGATGCCGCCGCCTACGATTCGGGTGACCGCACGGCCAGTTTCGACAAGCAGATCGTGCGCAACTGGCTCTCCGCGAACTGGGACCGGATCGGCACACCCCCCGCCCTCCCCGCCGAGATCGTCGAACGCACCGCCGCCCGCTACCGCGAGCTCCTCGCCCGCCTCACCGCCTGA
- a CDS encoding DUF3073 domain-containing protein, which yields MGRGRQKAKHTKVARELKYFSPDTNYSALERELGTHAEPDFAALAAKYDTDDEADSDLDADDFDSDDFEAGDDSHLAGWIPGDEQKRA from the coding sequence ATGGGGCGCGGCCGTCAAAAAGCTAAGCACACCAAGGTGGCGCGCGAGCTGAAGTATTTCAGCCCCGACACGAACTACAGTGCGCTCGAGCGCGAGTTGGGCACACACGCCGAACCCGACTTCGCGGCCCTGGCCGCCAAGTACGACACCGACGACGAGGCCGACAGCGACCTCGACGCTGACGATTTCGATTCGGACGATTTCGAGGCTGGCGACGATTCACACCTCGCCGGCTGGATTCCGGGCGACGAGCAGAAGCGAGCCTAG
- a CDS encoding APC family permease gives MTNEPKSAKRWIIGEPLPSHKLEGQLLPKRLALPIFASDPLSSVAYAPQELLMILLIGGLAFFSFAPWVAAAVVLLLVVVVASYRQLVKAYPSGGGDYEVAHKNLGEKAGLVVASALLVDYVLTVAVSVASGVDNIISAIPELNGFRVELAIFFVILLAAVNLRGVRESSKAFAIPTYVFVGSVLVMIVVGLTRTAVGGAPVAESADYAVKAEGLGQVAVILLLLRAFSSGCSALTGVEAIANGVPAFRRPKIQNAQRTLVLMGSIAIVLFAGLITLALISGVHYAENSCDLIGFANCETTPQRSLMAQVAASVFGNNSIPFFIIQAATAAVLLLAANTAFNGFPLLGSVLAKDSYAPKAMLTRGDRLVFSNGMILLALAATAILLVYQASLTQLIQLYIIGVFVSFTLGQSGMIVHWIKLLRSGAPDRAGTIRSLTINSFGALLTGVVLIVVTITKFTHGAWLVFVIMPILYMFMLGINRYYRDVNKEIEVDPITTFGAKGDHAIVLVGRMQKPVLKALDYAIAARHASLEAVHISIDEEQTAQLERDWAGQNIAVPLHIIESPYRDVAEPLCAYIKKHRLTHGAEVVTVYTPIYIVGHWWESLLHNHKAKRLNRRLMLVHGVTVSLVPWLLDSSELIYGRRSRPVPGQERRGDPVRPIVRAHTPTVHDGAPSKPATVSVGGSDVGAHSVGDLVGDAGSAQEPVAVPAGRVSREARRQAARDAADE, from the coding sequence GTGACCAACGAACCCAAGTCAGCGAAGCGCTGGATCATCGGGGAACCGCTGCCCAGCCACAAGCTCGAGGGGCAGCTCCTGCCGAAGCGTCTGGCACTGCCGATCTTCGCGAGCGACCCGCTGTCGAGCGTGGCGTACGCGCCGCAGGAACTGCTGATGATCCTGCTCATCGGCGGGCTCGCCTTCTTCTCCTTCGCCCCCTGGGTCGCGGCAGCCGTCGTGCTGCTCCTGGTGGTCGTGGTCGCCTCCTACCGCCAGCTCGTCAAGGCCTACCCCTCGGGCGGCGGCGACTACGAGGTGGCGCACAAGAACCTCGGCGAGAAGGCCGGCCTCGTCGTCGCCTCCGCGCTGCTCGTCGACTACGTGCTCACGGTCGCCGTCTCCGTCGCCAGTGGTGTCGACAACATCATCTCCGCCATCCCCGAGCTCAACGGTTTCCGCGTCGAACTCGCCATCTTCTTCGTGATCCTGCTCGCCGCGGTCAACCTCCGCGGGGTGCGCGAGTCGAGCAAGGCCTTCGCCATCCCGACCTACGTCTTCGTCGGCAGCGTGCTCGTCATGATCGTGGTCGGGCTCACCCGCACAGCGGTCGGCGGCGCCCCGGTCGCCGAGTCGGCGGACTACGCGGTGAAGGCCGAAGGCCTGGGGCAGGTGGCGGTCATCCTGCTGCTGCTCCGGGCGTTCTCGAGTGGATGCTCGGCCCTCACCGGCGTCGAAGCGATCGCCAACGGCGTTCCCGCGTTCCGCCGCCCCAAGATCCAGAACGCACAGCGCACACTGGTGCTGATGGGCAGCATCGCGATCGTGCTGTTCGCCGGCCTCATCACGCTGGCGCTGATCTCCGGGGTGCACTACGCGGAGAACAGCTGCGACCTGATCGGGTTCGCGAACTGCGAGACGACACCGCAGCGGAGCCTCATGGCGCAGGTCGCGGCATCCGTGTTCGGCAACAACTCCATACCGTTCTTCATCATCCAGGCCGCGACGGCCGCCGTGCTGCTGCTGGCCGCGAACACGGCGTTCAACGGTTTCCCCCTGCTCGGATCCGTGCTCGCGAAAGACAGCTACGCTCCCAAGGCCATGCTCACCCGCGGAGACCGCCTGGTGTTCTCGAACGGCATGATCCTGCTGGCGCTGGCTGCGACCGCGATCCTGCTCGTCTACCAGGCGTCCCTCACCCAGCTCATCCAGCTCTACATCATCGGCGTGTTCGTCTCGTTCACACTCGGCCAGAGCGGGATGATCGTGCACTGGATCAAGCTGCTGAGAAGTGGTGCTCCCGACCGGGCTGGGACCATCCGGAGCCTCACCATCAACTCGTTCGGTGCGCTGCTCACCGGCGTCGTGCTGATCGTCGTGACCATCACGAAATTCACCCACGGTGCGTGGCTCGTGTTCGTGATCATGCCGATCCTCTACATGTTCATGCTCGGCATCAACCGCTACTACCGCGACGTGAACAAGGAGATCGAAGTCGACCCGATCACCACGTTCGGCGCGAAGGGCGACCACGCCATCGTGCTGGTCGGCCGGATGCAGAAGCCGGTGCTGAAGGCGCTCGACTACGCGATCGCGGCGCGGCACGCCTCCCTCGAAGCGGTGCACATCTCGATCGACGAGGAACAGACCGCCCAGCTCGAGCGTGACTGGGCGGGCCAGAACATCGCCGTGCCCCTGCACATCATCGAATCGCCCTACCGCGATGTCGCCGAGCCGCTCTGCGCCTACATCAAGAAGCACCGCCTCACGCACGGCGCCGAGGTCGTCACCGTCTACACGCCGATCTACATCGTCGGTCACTGGTGGGAGTCGCTGCTGCACAACCACAAGGCGAAGCGCCTGAACCGCCGGCTCATGCTGGTGCACGGGGTCACGGTCTCGCTGGTGCCGTGGCTGCTCGACTCGAGCGAACTCATCTACGGGCGCCGCTCACGCCCCGTGCCCGGCCAGGAGCGCCGAGGTGACCCGGTGCGTCCGATCGTGCGCGCGCACACCCCCACGGTGCACGACGGTGCGCCGTCGAAGCCGGCAACGGTCTCCGTCGGCGGATCCGACGTGGGCGCGCACTCCGTCGGCGACCTCGTCGGTGACGCGGGTTCGGCCCAGGAGCCGGTTGCGGTACCGGCCGGGCGGGTGTCGCGCGAGGCACGCCGACAGGCTGCCCGCGACGCGGCCGACGAGTAG